From one Flavobacterium sp. N502536 genomic stretch:
- a CDS encoding DUF2797 domain-containing protein has translation MTYQGVLTKMQTEIGAPIQYYLVFEDSFLNMNQLLNKEIEINFVGFECLNCHKKKKIYRQGFCYECFYSSPAVGDWIMRPELSTAHLGIADRDLEYEQKVQLQPHVVYLALASEVKVGVTRKTQVPTRWIDQGATQAIAIVEVPNRYLAGITEVALKDHYTDKTNWRKMLQNTGESFDLLAEKAKVESLIPAEVQEYFYSQKNDLYELHYPVLNYPTKVTSLNLDKTPTFQGKLTGIKGQYLIFENGTVFNVRGSEGYVVSIAV, from the coding sequence ATGACATATCAAGGCGTACTTACAAAAATGCAAACTGAAATAGGGGCTCCAATTCAGTATTATTTGGTTTTCGAAGACAGTTTTCTAAACATGAATCAATTACTGAACAAAGAAATTGAGATTAATTTTGTGGGATTTGAATGTCTGAACTGTCATAAGAAGAAAAAGATTTACCGACAAGGGTTTTGCTATGAATGCTTTTATTCGAGCCCTGCCGTTGGTGATTGGATTATGCGCCCGGAACTGAGTACGGCGCATCTGGGAATTGCAGACCGGGATTTGGAGTACGAACAAAAAGTACAGCTTCAGCCGCACGTGGTTTATCTGGCTTTAGCGAGTGAGGTAAAAGTTGGAGTAACCCGTAAAACTCAGGTGCCGACACGTTGGATCGATCAGGGAGCAACTCAGGCGATTGCGATTGTTGAAGTTCCAAACCGATATTTGGCCGGAATTACGGAGGTCGCACTAAAAGACCATTATACCGACAAAACAAACTGGAGAAAGATGCTTCAAAATACAGGTGAAAGTTTTGACCTGCTTGCCGAGAAAGCAAAAGTGGAAAGCCTAATTCCGGCAGAAGTACAGGAATATTTTTATTCGCAAAAGAATGATTTGTATGAACTGCACTATCCGGTTTTAAATTATCCGACTAAAGTAACAAGTCTTAATCTGGATAAAACCCCAACTTTTCAGGGAAAACTAACCGGAATTAAAGGGCAGTATCTGATTTTTGAAAATGGAACCGTTTTTAATGTTAGAGGGTCCGAAGGTTATGTGGTGAGCATAGCGGTTTAA
- a CDS encoding glycosyltransferase family 9 protein: MSVLKRVNVVRRSLMHYLTKNIGKPRTEQNIVLVDKNEVRRVLICRPNARLGNLLLITPLVQEVTDMFPNCKVDLFVKGALALVIFGNYQNINKVIGLPKKPFSNLFQYLNVWISIKRQNYDIAINVDQNSSSGRLAVQFSNAKYKFYGDSNDESQLLKNDYDHIAKYPVYNFRNYLTKLGLAKSNKIIAPIDLRLSSSEIVEGKKILTDLVQNSKRTICIFTYATGAKCLPEEWWENFYTQLKEEYKDYNIIEILPVENVSQIGFQAPTFYSKDIREIGSVIANADLFIGADSGIMHLASAVQTPTIGLFSVSNLKKYEPYDNCSIGIDINLHTKKDYVKIINSILNNGKLSTIGQAI, encoded by the coding sequence ATGAGTGTTTTAAAAAGAGTAAATGTGGTCAGGCGCAGCTTAATGCACTACCTCACTAAGAACATTGGAAAACCAAGAACAGAACAGAACATTGTTTTAGTAGATAAAAACGAAGTAAGGCGGGTTTTGATCTGTAGGCCAAATGCCAGACTGGGAAATTTATTATTGATTACACCACTTGTTCAGGAAGTCACCGATATGTTTCCAAATTGTAAAGTCGATTTGTTTGTTAAGGGAGCTTTAGCTCTGGTGATTTTTGGAAATTATCAAAATATTAATAAAGTAATCGGTTTGCCTAAAAAACCATTCAGCAATTTATTCCAATATCTGAATGTCTGGATTTCAATAAAAAGACAAAACTACGATATCGCGATCAATGTCGATCAAAATTCTTCTTCAGGACGTTTAGCAGTCCAGTTCTCTAATGCTAAATATAAATTCTACGGAGATTCAAACGATGAATCTCAACTTCTAAAAAATGACTACGATCATATTGCGAAATACCCCGTTTATAATTTCCGAAATTATTTAACGAAACTTGGATTAGCAAAAAGCAATAAAATAATAGCCCCGATTGACCTTAGATTGTCTTCTTCTGAAATTGTGGAAGGAAAGAAAATCTTAACTGATTTAGTACAAAACTCTAAAAGAACGATTTGTATTTTTACTTATGCAACAGGCGCAAAATGCTTGCCAGAGGAGTGGTGGGAGAACTTCTACACCCAACTAAAGGAAGAATATAAAGACTATAATATTATTGAAATTCTGCCTGTAGAAAATGTTTCGCAGATTGGCTTTCAGGCGCCAACTTTTTACAGCAAGGACATCCGAGAAATAGGATCTGTAATCGCCAATGCCGACTTGTTTATTGGTGCCGATAGCGGAATCATGCATTTGGCCAGCGCAGTACAGACTCCAACAATTGGACTCTTCTCGGTCTCCAACCTTAAAAAATACGAACCTTACGACAATTGCAGTATCGGAATAGATATTAATTTGCACACCAAAAAGGATTATGTGAAAATCATAAACTCCATCCTGAATAATGGGAAGCTTAGTACTATCGGACAAGCAATTTAA
- a CDS encoding AsmA family protein — MLKKILKITAIVLVVLIAALFAIPYFFKDQIKAKISEAINESVDAKVSFTDADLSLFRNFPNATVGIEKLVIINKAPFEGDTLVSLGELNLKMSIKELFKGKDEPLNIQGISSTNGLINIIFNKDGVGNFDIALKNKEKEVKDDKSKPLSLKIQNYKIEQFTFRYIDQGSKIRMVIDSLNHEGTGDFTNSKLDLTTKSTANVSLDMDKINYMKNVKLTLDAVLGIDLEKSKYTFKENKALINQLPLEFDGFIQMADAKQIYDLKFKTPTSSFTNFLGLIPSAYASSLDGVKTTGDFTVAGFAKGELTETTVPKFNIAIASNNASFQYPNLPKSVQNIVIDTKIINETGILNDTYVNLDKLSFRIDQDVFNAKANIKNITQNPMVNAALKGTINLSNLSKAYPIKMDKPLAGILKADVTTQFDMASVEKSQYQNIKNAGTMSLSGFKYTDENNKSMNISTALVEFNPSTINLKKFDATTGKSDLSINGVLENFYGFMFKKQELRGNFNMSSNQLAVDDFMTSGTAATEKTAAKPSEAMKIPAFLNCTLNAKATTVLYDNLKLKDVSGRLIVKDEKATLENFKTSIFGGTIGLNGAVSTKTKVPTFDMNLGFNQVDIAQTFTQLDMMKKIAPLAGIINGKLNSTIKLNGNLDDKELTPDLKSISGDLIGQLLSTTVNSKNSTVLNALTSNLKFIDPNKINLNDIKAALTFDNGKVSVKPFDIKYQDIKITVGGTHGFDQTMNYNLKLDVPAKYLGNEANAFLAKMSPADAAKLQNIPINAIVSGNFSNPKITTDMKSAVTSLAAQVANQQRDKLTQKGTSALNDFINKNTKAKDTTKAAATEKEQKTQEVTKKASDLINGLFKKKN; from the coding sequence ATGTTAAAGAAAATTTTAAAAATAACAGCCATAGTTCTTGTGGTCTTAATAGCGGCCTTATTTGCCATTCCGTATTTCTTTAAAGATCAAATAAAAGCCAAAATTTCAGAAGCCATCAACGAAAGTGTTGACGCGAAAGTAAGTTTTACGGATGCCGATTTAAGTTTGTTTCGCAACTTTCCGAACGCCACAGTGGGGATCGAAAAACTGGTGATTATCAATAAAGCTCCTTTTGAAGGGGACACTTTGGTTTCGTTAGGCGAACTGAATTTGAAGATGAGCATTAAAGAGCTTTTTAAAGGAAAAGACGAACCTTTGAACATACAGGGAATCAGTTCTACAAATGGTCTGATCAATATTATTTTTAACAAAGATGGTGTTGGGAATTTTGATATTGCCCTAAAAAACAAAGAAAAAGAGGTGAAAGACGATAAAAGCAAACCGCTTTCGCTGAAAATTCAAAACTATAAAATTGAACAATTTACTTTCAGATATATCGATCAGGGATCTAAAATAAGAATGGTAATCGACAGTTTGAATCACGAAGGAACGGGTGATTTTACCAATTCAAAATTAGATTTGACAACAAAGTCTACGGCTAACGTTTCTTTGGATATGGATAAAATCAATTACATGAAAAATGTAAAACTGACTTTAGATGCTGTGTTAGGAATTGACCTTGAAAAGAGCAAGTATACGTTTAAAGAGAACAAAGCTTTAATCAATCAATTGCCTTTAGAGTTTGACGGATTTATTCAGATGGCAGATGCCAAACAAATTTACGATCTGAAGTTTAAGACGCCTACCTCATCTTTTACAAACTTTCTTGGATTAATTCCTTCCGCTTATGCTTCTAGTCTGGATGGTGTAAAGACTACCGGAGATTTTACAGTAGCCGGTTTTGCTAAAGGAGAACTGACGGAGACCACGGTTCCTAAATTTAATATTGCGATTGCTTCGAACAATGCTTCGTTTCAATATCCAAACCTGCCAAAGTCAGTTCAGAATATTGTAATTGATACAAAAATCATCAATGAAACGGGAATTCTGAATGATACTTATGTGAATCTGGATAAACTTTCTTTCCGAATTGATCAAGATGTTTTTAATGCCAAAGCCAACATTAAAAACATAACACAAAATCCGATGGTGAATGCCGCTTTAAAAGGGACGATCAACTTGTCGAATCTTTCTAAAGCGTATCCAATTAAGATGGACAAACCTCTTGCGGGTATTTTAAAGGCCGATGTTACCACACAATTTGATATGGCTTCTGTTGAAAAGAGTCAATATCAAAATATTAAAAACGCCGGAACAATGAGCTTGTCAGGATTTAAATATACCGACGAGAACAACAAATCGATGAACATTAGTACAGCATTGGTTGAGTTTAATCCGAGTACCATAAACCTGAAGAAATTTGATGCTACGACCGGAAAAAGTGATTTAAGCATTAATGGTGTACTGGAAAATTTCTATGGTTTTATGTTCAAAAAACAAGAGCTGAGAGGGAATTTCAATATGAGTTCAAACCAGTTAGCGGTTGATGATTTTATGACTTCGGGAACGGCTGCAACAGAGAAAACGGCTGCCAAACCATCTGAAGCCATGAAGATTCCTGCTTTTTTAAATTGTACTTTAAATGCCAAAGCGACTACGGTTTTATATGACAATCTAAAACTAAAAGACGTTTCGGGCAGGTTGATTGTGAAGGATGAAAAAGCAACTTTAGAAAACTTTAAAACATCGATTTTTGGCGGAACAATTGGTCTGAACGGAGCTGTTTCTACCAAAACAAAGGTGCCTACTTTTGATATGAATTTAGGTTTCAATCAGGTGGATATTGCGCAAACTTTTACGCAATTGGACATGATGAAAAAAATTGCTCCTTTGGCCGGAATCATCAACGGAAAATTAAATTCGACTATAAAATTAAACGGAAACTTAGACGACAAAGAGTTAACTCCGGACTTAAAATCGATTTCAGGAGATTTGATAGGTCAGTTGCTTTCGACTACTGTAAATTCTAAAAACTCAACGGTTTTAAATGCCTTAACTTCAAACCTGAAGTTTATTGATCCAAATAAAATAAATCTAAACGATATTAAAGCAGCCTTGACCTTTGATAACGGAAAAGTGAGTGTAAAGCCATTTGACATCAAATATCAGGACATTAAGATTACAGTTGGCGGAACACATGGTTTTGACCAAACGATGAATTACAATTTAAAATTAGACGTTCCTGCCAAATATTTAGGAAATGAAGCCAATGCTTTCCTGGCAAAAATGTCTCCTGCGGATGCTGCAAAACTGCAAAACATTCCGATAAATGCTATTGTTAGCGGTAATTTTTCGAATCCAAAAATAACAACGGATATGAAAAGTGCAGTGACAAGTCTGGCGGCACAGGTTGCGAATCAGCAAAGAGACAAGCTGACTCAAAAAGGAACTTCGGCCCTAAATGATTTTATCAATAAAAACACAAAGGCAAAAGACACCACAAAAGCAGCTGCAACCGAAAAAGAGCAGAAAACTCAGGAAGTAACTAAAAAAGCCAGCGACTTAATAAATGGCTTGTTTAAGAAGAAAAACTAA
- a CDS encoding alpha/beta hydrolase: MKKLFALAALLFLSFVNAQNKTEVPFKETPIVLKINIDQLFGTLTMPDLKTKCPVALIISGSGPTDRNGNNPMMKNNSLKMLAEALAKNGIASLRYDKRGIGESKPSAISEQTLVFENYTEDAKSWINLLKQDLRFSQIIVIGHSEGSLIGMIAGAKANKFISIAGAGESADQLIKTQIASKSNKQIEEMTFPIIDSLKSGHTVNKVDPMLNSLFRPSIQPYLISWFKYNPQTEIKKLNLPILIVQGNQDLQVTVKDAEQLSQANKNAELLIVDKMNHIMKIVDGDHQANLESYKNESLPVSQIMIDKIVSFIKK, translated from the coding sequence ATGAAAAAGTTATTTGCGCTTGCTGCTCTTTTGTTTCTGAGTTTTGTAAATGCCCAAAATAAAACGGAAGTTCCTTTTAAAGAAACTCCGATCGTTTTAAAAATCAACATCGATCAGCTTTTTGGTACGTTGACAATGCCGGATTTAAAAACAAAATGTCCGGTAGCCTTAATCATTTCGGGTTCGGGCCCTACGGATCGCAACGGCAACAATCCGATGATGAAAAACAATTCTCTGAAAATGCTGGCAGAAGCCCTGGCAAAAAACGGAATTGCCTCATTGCGATACGATAAAAGAGGAATTGGAGAAAGCAAACCATCGGCCATTTCAGAACAAACTCTTGTATTTGAAAATTACACTGAAGATGCCAAAAGCTGGATCAATCTGTTAAAGCAAGACCTTCGTTTTTCTCAGATCATTGTAATTGGACACAGCGAAGGCTCTTTAATTGGAATGATTGCCGGAGCAAAAGCCAATAAGTTCATCTCCATTGCGGGAGCGGGAGAATCTGCTGACCAATTGATCAAAACGCAAATTGCTTCTAAATCAAACAAACAAATAGAGGAAATGACTTTCCCTATTATTGACAGCCTGAAAAGCGGTCATACGGTAAATAAAGTAGATCCAATGCTGAATTCTCTTTTTAGACCAAGCATTCAGCCCTATTTAATTTCGTGGTTTAAATACAATCCGCAAACCGAAATCAAAAAGTTGAATCTCCCTATTTTAATCGTTCAGGGAAATCAGGATTTACAAGTAACCGTAAAAGATGCAGAACAGTTATCTCAAGCCAATAAAAATGCGGAACTCCTGATCGTTGACAAAATGAATCATATCATGAAAATCGTCGACGGAGACCATCAGGCCAATCTGGAAAGTTATAAAAACGAAAGTTTGCCTGTCTCCCAAATCATGATCGATAAGATTGTTTCTTTCATTAAAAAATAA
- a CDS encoding carboxypeptidase-like regulatory domain-containing protein, which yields MKDKVIILTLFFFGFYAGAQKIQTKKVVVDKLTKLPLENVSVYNQKDNSMTNADGAFSFISDQDELNFSLIGYENLKLSFAEINKQDTIFLESKTIELEEVVVGAEMAIMKKAYAKVKENYIFEPYNENFFLRCVLKRNGEMQRLQDIYGKVSRKGIFKTKSQPDNKCEVEILNMRKAGIKVKEDFVYFEFQSFEKLFDLNAMILINLEDFELTQEKKINGNFFKISFIRKTENASGQKRSGYFIINKDDYAIVETYFDFNDNEEKIPFQKKGKVEYRTTVLKISANYKKSSSTHKYYLNNAKSEVRVELLENEVVKKAFYDYSTNFFVTNSFIAEKAKSNLSMDKDLFKVKYPYSQQFWKSQNQLPLTNDLSAFLKRVSENKDNKKEFEIDGNF from the coding sequence ATGAAAGATAAAGTGATCATTTTAACCCTTTTCTTCTTTGGGTTTTATGCCGGGGCTCAAAAAATACAAACTAAAAAAGTAGTAGTCGATAAATTGACAAAACTTCCCTTGGAAAATGTAAGTGTTTACAATCAAAAAGACAACTCGATGACCAATGCTGACGGTGCTTTTTCTTTTATTTCAGATCAGGATGAATTGAATTTTAGTTTGATTGGCTATGAAAATCTTAAACTCAGCTTTGCGGAAATAAACAAACAGGACACCATCTTTTTAGAAAGCAAAACCATTGAATTGGAAGAGGTAGTAGTGGGCGCCGAAATGGCAATCATGAAAAAAGCATATGCCAAAGTGAAAGAGAATTATATCTTCGAACCTTACAATGAAAATTTCTTTTTGCGCTGTGTTTTGAAGAGAAATGGAGAAATGCAACGACTGCAGGATATTTATGGAAAAGTATCGAGAAAGGGTATTTTTAAAACAAAATCACAACCGGATAATAAATGCGAAGTAGAGATTTTGAATATGAGGAAAGCCGGAATAAAAGTGAAGGAGGATTTTGTGTATTTTGAATTTCAGAGTTTTGAAAAATTATTTGATTTAAATGCGATGATATTAATCAATCTGGAAGACTTTGAGCTAACTCAGGAAAAAAAGATAAACGGTAATTTTTTTAAAATTAGTTTTATCCGAAAAACGGAGAATGCGAGTGGGCAAAAAAGGAGTGGTTATTTTATCATCAACAAGGACGACTATGCTATTGTAGAAACCTATTTTGATTTTAATGATAATGAGGAAAAGATACCGTTTCAAAAAAAGGGTAAAGTCGAATATCGAACGACTGTTTTAAAAATCAGCGCCAACTATAAAAAAAGCAGCAGTACCCATAAATATTATCTGAATAACGCAAAATCAGAGGTTAGAGTAGAATTGCTTGAAAACGAAGTAGTGAAAAAAGCGTTTTACGATTATTCGACCAATTTTTTTGTAACGAATAGTTTTATTGCCGAAAAAGCAAAGTCAAATCTGTCGATGGATAAGGATCTTTTTAAAGTCAAATACCCGTACTCGCAACAATTTTGGAAAAGCCAGAATCAGCTGCCGTTAACAAATGATTTAAGTGCGTTTTTGAAACGGGTTTCAGAAAACAAAGACAACAAGAAAGAGTTTGAAATAGATGGAAACTTCTAG
- the folK gene encoding 2-amino-4-hydroxy-6-hydroxymethyldihydropteridine diphosphokinase, protein MKSQHQIVLSIGSNQGDRLANIETCISLIHKEVGTVIRVSKLYETPAWGFESDAFYNCALVLHTYLSAQKVLSQVLKVEKQLGRIRLEQQGYQSRIIDIDLITFDDEIIESEKLQIPHPLMQNRNFVLLPMQDLSLDWKHPVFQKSVSELIAISPDDSICKVVQHLKNPLREIVLENFNYIAFEGNIGAGKTTLVQKIAEDFNAKTVLERFADNPFLPKFYKDQNRYAFPLEMSFLADRYQQLSDDLAQFDLFKDFIVADYHIFKSLIFAKITLAEDEYRLYRNLFDIIYKEMPKPDLYIYLYQNTERLLQNIRKRGRNYEQNIEAGYLDKINNGYLEYIKSQTDLNVLIIDVSDRDFVKNHKDYLFILDEIQKKILIR, encoded by the coding sequence ATGAAGTCACAACATCAGATCGTTTTATCAATAGGCAGTAATCAGGGAGACAGGTTAGCAAACATCGAAACGTGTATCAGTTTGATACATAAAGAAGTGGGGACTGTAATCAGAGTTTCAAAACTCTATGAAACTCCTGCCTGGGGGTTTGAAAGCGATGCATTTTATAATTGCGCGCTGGTTTTGCATACCTACTTATCGGCACAAAAAGTATTAAGTCAGGTTTTAAAAGTCGAAAAACAATTAGGTCGAATCAGGTTGGAGCAACAAGGGTATCAATCCCGGATTATCGATATTGACCTGATTACTTTTGATGATGAAATTATTGAGTCTGAAAAATTACAGATTCCACATCCATTAATGCAAAACAGAAATTTTGTTTTGCTTCCTATGCAAGATTTAAGCTTAGACTGGAAACACCCAGTTTTTCAGAAATCTGTTTCAGAGTTAATTGCCATTTCGCCGGACGATAGTATTTGCAAAGTCGTTCAGCATTTGAAAAATCCTTTGCGCGAAATTGTACTCGAAAACTTCAATTATATTGCTTTTGAAGGGAATATCGGAGCAGGGAAAACGACTTTGGTGCAAAAAATAGCCGAAGATTTTAATGCTAAAACAGTCTTAGAGCGTTTTGCCGATAATCCGTTTTTGCCTAAATTTTATAAAGATCAAAATCGCTATGCTTTTCCGTTGGAAATGTCTTTTCTGGCCGATCGCTACCAGCAGTTATCAGATGATCTGGCACAGTTTGATTTGTTTAAGGATTTTATTGTAGCCGATTATCACATCTTTAAGTCCTTGATTTTTGCTAAAATTACCCTTGCAGAAGATGAATATCGCTTGTATCGAAATTTGTTTGATATCATCTATAAAGAAATGCCAAAACCTGATTTGTATATTTATTTGTATCAGAATACGGAAAGATTGCTGCAAAATATCAGGAAACGCGGACGAAATTACGAACAGAATATTGAGGCCGGTTATCTGGATAAAATCAACAACGGTTATTTGGAGTACATTAAATCTCAAACCGATCTGAACGTACTGATTATTGACGTTTCAGATCGCGATTTTGTGAAAAACCACAAGGATTATCTTTTTATCTTAGATGAAATTCAGAAGAAGATTTTAATTAGATAA
- a CDS encoding RNA methyltransferase yields MRKLENSELDRKSIEDFKRSDKTPLILVLDDIRSLHNIGSVFRTADAFLIEKIILCGITATPPNKEIHKTALGATETVAWEHHENVLEVIENLKKENVLTLAIEQVESAIFLQDFKTEENQKYALVFGNEVYGVAQEAVALCDGCIEIPQLGTKHSLNIAVSAGIVVWDLFQKLNWPK; encoded by the coding sequence ATGAGAAAACTTGAAAATAGCGAACTGGACCGAAAATCAATTGAAGATTTTAAGAGATCAGACAAAACTCCCTTAATTTTAGTCTTAGATGATATTCGCAGTCTGCACAATATTGGATCTGTGTTTAGAACCGCCGATGCTTTTTTGATCGAAAAAATAATCCTGTGTGGCATTACCGCCACTCCACCCAATAAAGAAATCCACAAAACAGCTCTTGGCGCTACCGAAACTGTAGCCTGGGAGCATCACGAGAATGTACTCGAGGTGATCGAAAATCTTAAAAAAGAAAATGTACTGACGCTTGCCATTGAACAGGTGGAGAGCGCTATTTTTCTTCAGGATTTTAAAACCGAGGAAAATCAAAAATATGCATTGGTTTTTGGTAATGAAGTTTACGGTGTTGCTCAGGAAGCCGTTGCGCTTTGCGATGGTTGTATTGAAATTCCGCAATTAGGCACCAAACACTCTTTAAACATTGCGGTAAGTGCCGGAATTGTTGTTTGGGATCTGTTTCAGAAATTAAACTGGCCAAAATAG
- a CDS encoding DUF1573 domain-containing protein — translation MKKIILIAMLAVVGITASNAQSAKKGKAPKVEGAGMAFETETIDYGTIAHNADGKREFVFVNNGTKPLIITNTTGSCGCTVPTTPKEPIAPGAKGIIGVKYATDRVGAFTKTVTVTSNAEGQPTKVLTIKGTVLPDPVKS, via the coding sequence ATGAAAAAAATAATTTTAATCGCTATGTTAGCTGTAGTTGGAATTACAGCTTCTAACGCTCAAAGCGCTAAAAAAGGTAAAGCTCCTAAAGTTGAAGGTGCTGGAATGGCTTTCGAAACAGAAACTATTGATTACGGAACTATCGCTCACAATGCAGATGGAAAACGTGAGTTTGTTTTTGTAAACAACGGAACAAAACCATTAATCATCACAAACACAACAGGATCATGTGGTTGTACTGTACCAACAACTCCAAAAGAGCCAATCGCTCCGGGAGCTAAAGGTATTATTGGTGTAAAATATGCTACTGACAGAGTTGGTGCTTTTACAAAAACAGTAACTGTTACTTCTAATGCTGAAGGACAACCAACAAAAGTTCTTACTATTAAAGGTACTGTTTTACCAGATCCGGTAAAAAGCTAA